Proteins from one Clostridia bacterium genomic window:
- a CDS encoding citramalate synthase, with protein sequence MAVNDVVDRAKIYIYDTTLRDGAQGEGISLSLEDKLKIAAKLDYLGVDYLEGGWPGSNPKDMEFYKRVRSLGLRHSRVVAFGSTRRPLTQAESDYNLVCLVQSGAPCGCLVGKAWDYHVETALGTTLEENLAMIADSVHFLKAHGLEVIFDAEHFFDGFIRNRDYALATLKAAAQAGADWIVLCDTNGGALPHQVKDIVEQVGGTLGPEVRLGIHTHNDGELAVANALAAVAAGARQVQGTINGYGERCGNACLASVIPNLELKLGYACLPPGNLTRLTDVSRYVGEIANVVPHNSQPFVGRSAFAHKGGVHVSGILKDATTYEHVDPRAVGNERRVLISELSGAANLRYKLKELGVDLELGDAVRAVVDEIKRLEYEGFQFEGADASLELLVRKTLGHYAPAFKLESFKVLVEKHADRDMISEAVIKLRVKDHVVHTAAEGNGPVNALDNALRKALEDIYPVLKRMRLTDYKVRVLDEKDGTGAKVRVLIESQDGASSWSTVGVSENIIEASWQALVDSMDYALLREERGALPSDQAKAAP encoded by the coding sequence GGCTCCAACCCCAAGGACATGGAGTTCTACAAGCGGGTGCGTTCCTTGGGGCTCCGGCATAGCCGGGTGGTAGCCTTTGGCAGCACCCGCCGGCCGCTGACTCAGGCCGAAAGCGACTACAATTTGGTTTGCCTGGTACAATCAGGGGCCCCTTGCGGTTGCCTGGTGGGTAAAGCTTGGGATTACCATGTGGAAACTGCCCTGGGCACCACCTTGGAAGAGAATCTAGCCATGATTGCCGATAGCGTCCATTTTCTCAAAGCCCATGGCTTGGAAGTCATCTTTGATGCCGAACACTTCTTTGACGGCTTTATCCGCAACCGTGATTATGCCCTAGCTACCCTCAAGGCGGCAGCCCAAGCCGGGGCCGACTGGATCGTGCTGTGCGATACCAACGGTGGCGCTTTGCCCCACCAGGTGAAGGACATCGTGGAACAGGTGGGCGGTACCTTAGGGCCGGAGGTACGCCTGGGGATTCATACCCATAACGATGGGGAGCTGGCGGTGGCCAACGCTCTGGCGGCGGTGGCGGCAGGAGCCAGGCAAGTCCAGGGGACCATAAACGGTTATGGGGAGCGCTGCGGCAACGCTTGCCTAGCCTCGGTAATTCCCAACCTAGAGCTCAAGCTGGGCTATGCCTGCTTGCCTCCAGGGAATCTGACTCGGCTGACCGATGTCTCCCGCTATGTAGGGGAGATTGCCAACGTGGTTCCCCATAACAGCCAGCCCTTTGTGGGCCGGAGCGCTTTTGCCCACAAGGGCGGGGTGCATGTGAGCGGCATCCTCAAGGACGCCACTACCTACGAGCACGTGGATCCCCGGGCGGTGGGGAACGAACGGCGGGTATTGATTTCCGAGCTCTCCGGGGCCGCAAACCTCCGCTACAAGCTAAAAGAGCTGGGAGTGGATTTGGAGCTGGGCGATGCGGTCCGGGCGGTGGTGGATGAAATCAAGCGGCTCGAATACGAGGGATTCCAGTTTGAAGGGGCCGATGCTTCCCTGGAGCTTTTGGTGCGCAAAACTCTTGGGCATTATGCCCCTGCCTTTAAACTAGAGTCCTTCAAGGTCCTGGTGGAAAAACATGCCGACCGAGACATGATCTCGGAGGCGGTGATTAAACTTCGGGTCAAGGACCACGTGGTCCACACCGCCGCCGAAGGCAACGGCCCGGTAAATGCCCTGGACAATGCCCTGCGCAAAGCTTTGGAGGACATCTATCCGGTGCTCAAGCGGATGCGGCTCACCGACTACAAGGTGCGAGTACTGGATGAAAAGGATGGTACTGGTGCCAAGGTTCGGGTGCTGATTGAATCCCAGGACGGTGCTTCCTCCTGGAGCACGGTGGGAGTATCGGAAAACATCATTGAAGCTAGCTGGCAAGCGCTGGTGGATAGCATGGATTATGCCCTGCTGCGGGAGGAGAGGGGCGCCCTCCCTTCCGACCAGGCCAAAGCGGCCCCTTAG
- a CDS encoding DUF881 domain-containing protein — protein MAVLRKAFQPKSWTLTLTCVLLVLGIMLSIQFRTQQDLAKVLTAQKTEDLVAIWDSLEQKRGALEQEIDKLRQQQFKLSQAINSRQTTIANAAKDIEKLELALGALPASGPGITVTITGDTPILYLDLIDLINELWTAGAQAIAVNEHRITAYTAIGFTQKEETLGITINGKPLLFPIVVKAIGDPHTLKTGLTYPGGIVSNFTTMYKVPPVISEKEKIDVPAATNLPSLQHAKIKS, from the coding sequence GTGGCGGTTCTAAGAAAAGCTTTCCAACCCAAAAGCTGGACTCTAACCTTAACCTGCGTCCTCCTGGTTTTGGGAATCATGCTTTCCATTCAGTTTCGCACCCAGCAGGATCTGGCCAAGGTCCTCACTGCCCAAAAGACCGAGGATTTAGTGGCCATTTGGGATTCGCTGGAGCAGAAGCGGGGGGCGCTGGAGCAGGAAATCGACAAGCTCCGTCAGCAGCAGTTTAAGCTTTCCCAGGCCATCAACTCGCGCCAAACTACCATTGCCAACGCCGCCAAGGATATTGAAAAGCTGGAGTTGGCCCTGGGGGCCTTGCCGGCCTCCGGTCCCGGGATCACTGTAACCATAACCGGCGATACCCCGATCCTGTATTTGGACTTGATTGACTTGATCAACGAACTTTGGACCGCCGGAGCCCAGGCCATTGCCGTAAATGAGCACCGCATCACCGCTTACACTGCCATCGGCTTCACCCAGAAGGAGGAAACTTTAGGGATAACTATAAACGGCAAGCCGCTTTTATTCCCCATCGTGGTCAAGGCCATCGGCGACCCGCACACCCTAAAGACCGGCCTTACCTACCCCGGAGGCATAGTCTCCAACTTCACCACCATGTACAAAGTGCCTCCGGTCATTAGCGAAAAGGAAAAGATTGACGTGCCGGCGGCCACCAACCTCCCTAGCCTTCAACATGCCAAGATCAAAAGCTGA
- a CDS encoding DUF881 domain-containing protein: MRLRVKPWQAYVAIIGVISGFLLVSQIQAQLAQRASTQENRNMALVRAIENSKKQIDQLGKEMEALRKQIKDMQDSQLSGENEVSGLQDKLTQLQGLAGLTPVQGPGIVIVLDDNTAGAEAAKTDPSTYQPEDWIIHDKNILYIVNELREAGAEAIAVNDQRVVGTTEIRCQGNVININQVPLAPPYEIKAIGDPARLEQAIASGEEFPYLKLRQFPVKLSQSQHLELPAYRSNLKVDALKPLGEKENS, translated from the coding sequence TTGCGCCTTCGGGTCAAACCTTGGCAAGCCTATGTGGCCATCATTGGCGTCATTTCCGGGTTCTTGTTGGTATCCCAAATTCAGGCTCAGCTGGCTCAACGAGCTTCCACCCAAGAAAATCGCAATATGGCCTTAGTCCGTGCCATCGAAAACAGCAAAAAACAAATTGACCAGCTAGGGAAAGAAATGGAAGCGCTGCGAAAGCAGATCAAGGATATGCAGGATAGCCAGCTCAGCGGCGAAAATGAAGTCAGCGGCCTCCAGGATAAGCTTACCCAGCTCCAGGGCCTGGCGGGCCTGACACCGGTGCAAGGGCCGGGGATTGTAATTGTCCTGGATGACAACACCGCCGGAGCCGAGGCAGCCAAGACTGATCCTAGCACCTACCAGCCTGAAGACTGGATCATCCATGACAAGAACATCCTTTATATAGTGAACGAGCTAAGGGAGGCAGGGGCTGAAGCCATCGCCGTCAATGACCAACGGGTGGTGGGCACCACCGAGATCCGTTGCCAAGGCAATGTAATCAACATTAACCAGGTGCCACTGGCGCCACCCTACGAAATCAAGGCCATCGGCGACCCGGCCCGGTTGGAACAAGCCATCGCCTCCGGGGAAGAGTTTCCCTACCTGAAGCTGCGGCAGTTTCCGGTTAAGCTTTCCCAAAGCCAACACTTGGAGCTGCCGGCTTACCGCAGCAACTTGAAAGTAGATGCCTTAAAGCCTCTCGGAGAAAAGGAGAATTCCTAG